One region of Ananas comosus cultivar F153 linkage group 9, ASM154086v1, whole genome shotgun sequence genomic DNA includes:
- the LOC109715893 gene encoding uncharacterized protein LOC109715893 isoform X2, with protein sequence MESAAKGEAEEVMEGVASIALLPSGAISGHFVRLPHSICYGLHGTELSCERECSRGEDYRLIKLSIIDYTTKREKVVAVECRGHDAARFQSIDHAHGWEEDVIGMIKEKHGNEQISVSFECETLKADNAAEEHIRKYMPNLSGHDAVVNVGKMSISGINFKEEDASQAKELKDQACYTV encoded by the exons ATGGAATCGGCGGCGAagggagaggcggaggaggtgaTGGAAGGGGTGGCGTCGATCGCGTTGCTACCAAGCGGCGCCATCTCCGGCCACTTCGTTCGTCTCCCCCACTCCATTTGCTACGGCCTCCATGGAACAG AATTATCTTGCGAGAGGGAATGCAGCAGAGGAGAGGATTACCGCTTGATAAAGCTCTCGATCATTGATTATACT acgaagagagagaaagtcgtTGCGGTAGAGTGCAGGGGACATGATGCTGCTCGTTTCCAGAGCATTGACCATGCCCATGg GTGGGAGGAGGATGTCATTGGTATGATCAAAGAGAAGCATGGGAATGAACAGATTTCGGTCTCTTTCGAGTGCGAGACGCTGAAGGCAGATAATGCTGCCGAGGAACACATTAGGAAATACATGCCCAATCTATCCGGGCATGATGCTGTAG TGAATGTCGGTAAGATGAGTATTTCTGGTATCAACTTCAAAGAGGAGGATGCATCCCAAGCTAAAGAACTGAAGGATCAAGCCTGCTATACAGTTTAG
- the LOC109715893 gene encoding uncharacterized protein LOC109715893 isoform X3, translated as MRCCLRNEKYDQNDSFSASVITHFCFSLLVHARLLHVIHFYTDIISIWACIGNSVCRIKNTNIMSTSSPPVLLELSCERECSRGEDYRLIKLSIIDYTTKREKVVAVECRGHDAARFQSIDHAHGWEEDVIGMIKEKHGNEQISVSFECETLKADNAAEEHIRKYMPNLSGHDAVGK; from the exons ATGCGGTGCTGCTTACGTAACGAGAAATATGATCAGAATGACTCATTTTCAGCATCTGTTATTACGCATTTCTGTTTCTCTCTACTCGTGCATGCTCGACTATTGCATGTGATTCATTTTTACACCGATATTATTAGCATCTGGGCTTGTATCGGGAACTCGGTGTGTCGCATCAAAAATACGAATATAATGAGCACATCTTCTCCTCCTGTTCTTTTAGAATTATCTTGCGAGAGGGAATGCAGCAGAGGAGAGGATTACCGCTTGATAAAGCTCTCGATCATTGATTATACT acgaagagagagaaagtcgtTGCGGTAGAGTGCAGGGGACATGATGCTGCTCGTTTCCAGAGCATTGACCATGCCCATGg GTGGGAGGAGGATGTCATTGGTATGATCAAAGAGAAGCATGGGAATGAACAGATTTCGGTCTCTTTCGAGTGCGAGACGCTGAAGGCAGATAATGCTGCCGAGGAACACATTAGGAAATACATGCCCAATCTATCCGGGCATGATGCTGTAGGTAAG TGA
- the LOC109715893 gene encoding uncharacterized protein LOC109715893 isoform X1, which produces MRCCLRNEKYDQNDSFSASVITHFCFSLLVHARLLHVIHFYTDIISIWACIGNSVCRIKNTNIMSTSSPPVLLELSCERECSRGEDYRLIKLSIIDYTTKREKVVAVECRGHDAARFQSIDHAHGWEEDVIGMIKEKHGNEQISVSFECETLKADNAAEEHIRKYMPNLSGHDAVVNVGKMSISGINFKEEDASQAKELKDQACYTV; this is translated from the exons ATGCGGTGCTGCTTACGTAACGAGAAATATGATCAGAATGACTCATTTTCAGCATCTGTTATTACGCATTTCTGTTTCTCTCTACTCGTGCATGCTCGACTATTGCATGTGATTCATTTTTACACCGATATTATTAGCATCTGGGCTTGTATCGGGAACTCGGTGTGTCGCATCAAAAATACGAATATAATGAGCACATCTTCTCCTCCTGTTCTTTTAGAATTATCTTGCGAGAGGGAATGCAGCAGAGGAGAGGATTACCGCTTGATAAAGCTCTCGATCATTGATTATACT acgaagagagagaaagtcgtTGCGGTAGAGTGCAGGGGACATGATGCTGCTCGTTTCCAGAGCATTGACCATGCCCATGg GTGGGAGGAGGATGTCATTGGTATGATCAAAGAGAAGCATGGGAATGAACAGATTTCGGTCTCTTTCGAGTGCGAGACGCTGAAGGCAGATAATGCTGCCGAGGAACACATTAGGAAATACATGCCCAATCTATCCGGGCATGATGCTGTAG TGAATGTCGGTAAGATGAGTATTTCTGGTATCAACTTCAAAGAGGAGGATGCATCCCAAGCTAAAGAACTGAAGGATCAAGCCTGCTATACAGTTTAG